Proteins encoded by one window of Salvia splendens isolate huo1 chromosome 5, SspV2, whole genome shotgun sequence:
- the LOC121805827 gene encoding SNF1-related protein kinase catalytic subunit alpha KIN10-like — MDGNGTIQDGRTVDSFLRNYKLGKTLGIGSFGKVKIAEHALTGHKVAVKILNRKKIKNMDMEEKVRREIKILRLFMHPHIIRLYEVVETQSDIYVVMEYVKSGELFDYIVEKGRLHEDEARNFFQQIISGVEYCHRNMVVHRDLKPENLLLDSKLNVKIADFGLSNIMRDGHFLKTSCGSPNYAAPEVISGKLYAGPEVDVWSCGVILYALLCGTLPFDDENIPNLFKKIKGGIYTLPSHLSVDARDLIPRMLIVDPTKRMTIPEIRAHPWFQAHLPRYLAVPPPDTTQQAKKIDEEILQEVVNMGFDRNGLLDSIQNRVQNEGTVTYYLLLDNRFRVSGGYLGSEFQETVEHGYNSTNPSESVVSPVGQRSPGAIDYQQFGGRQFPSERKWALGLQSRAHPREIMTEVLKALQELNVYWKKIGPYNMKCRWVPGSSGHGEGAINNSMHDNNYFEDESSIVEHDVNIKPQNVVKFEVQLYKTREDKYLLDLQRVQGPQFLFLDLCAAFLAQLRVL, encoded by the exons ATGGATGGAAATGGAACAATCCAAGATGGTAGAACTGTTGATTCATTCTTGCGGAACTACAAGCTTGGGAAGACTCTTGGGATTGGCTCGTTTGGTAAAGTTAAAATTGCTGAACATGCATTGACTGGCCACAAAGTTGCTGTCAAGATCCTTAACCGCAAGAAAATTAAGAATATGGATATGGAAGAAAAAG TTCGAAgagaaatcaaaattttgagaTTGTTTATGCATCCACATATCATTCGTCTCTATGAGGTCGTGGAGACACAATCTGATATTTATGTTGTGATGGAGTATGTTAAGTCTGGTGAATTGTTTGATTATATTGTGGAGAAAGGCAGGTTACATGAGGATGAAGCCCGCAATTTCTTTCAGCAG ATAATCTCGGGAGTGGAGTATTGCCATAGGAATATGGTGGTTCACCGTGATCTGAAGCCTGAGAACTTGCTTTTGGATTCTAAATTGAATGTGAAGATTGCTGATTTTGGCTTGAGTAACATCATGCGCGATGGTCATTTCTTGAAGACAAGTTGTGGAAGCCCCAACTATGCTGCTCCAGAG GTTATATCTGGTAAATTATATGCGGGGCCTGAAGTGGACGTCTGGAGCTGTGGTGTTATTCTCTATGCACTTCTTTGTGGCACCCTTCCCTTCGATGATGAAAACATTCCTAATCTTTTCAAGAAAATTAAG GGCGGGATTTATACGCTCCCCAGCCATTTATCGGTTGATGCTAGAGATTTGATTCCTAGGATGCTTATTGTTGATCCAACTAAGCGAATGACTATTCCCGAGATTCGTGCTCACCCTTGGTTCCAAGCTCATCTGCCTCGCTACTTAGCTGTTCCACCGCCAGATACAACACAGCAAGCTAAAAAG ATTGACGAAGAGATTCTTCAGGAAGTGGTTAATATGGGATTCGACAGGAATGGGCTTCTCGATTCTATTCAAAACAGAGTTCAAAATGAG GGTACTGTTACGTACTATCTGCTGCTAGACAACAGGTTCCGTGTTTCTGGTGGCTACCTTGGATCTGAATTCCAAGAAACTGTG GAACACGGATATAATTCAACTAATCCAAGTGAAAGTGTAGTCTCTCCTGTCGGGCAACGATCTCCTGGAGCTATCGATTATCAACAATTTGGGGGAAGGCAATTTCCATCCGAGAGGAAATGGGCACTTGGACTGCAG TCTCGAGCCCATCCACGTGAGATAATGACAGAAGTTCTCAAAGCTCTGCAAGAACTTAATGTATACTGGAAAAAGATTGGGCCCTACAACATGAAATGCAGGTGGGTTCCCGGCTCTTCTGGTCATGGTGAAGGAGCAATTAATAACTCTATGCATGACAATAATTATTTCGAGGATGAATCTTCTATCGTTGAGCATGATGTCAATATTAAGCCACAGAATGTGGTTAAATTTGAAGTGCag CTTTACAAGACACGCGAAGACAAATATTTGCTTGATCTGCAGAGAGTTCAGGGTCCGCAGTTCCTCTTCCTTGATCTATGCGCTGCATTCCTAGCTCAGCTACGTGTTCTCTGA
- the LOC121803836 gene encoding ethylene-responsive transcription factor ERN1-like encodes MARKRKAIEYETANTDGGDVTAALRGVQESRQAVHRGPTTTVRAVGGGDQGYHTKIRVWLGTFDTAEEAAKTYDEAARLLRGANTRTNFWPTCPNSSSSSPALPSKITNLLHSRLKARNSALATNNNFEPYSSPCTDQNQENQLLDEAAADFP; translated from the coding sequence ATGGCTAGGAAAAGAAAGGCAATCGAGTATGAAACTGCCAACACTGATGGCGGAGATGTCACGGCAGCGCTCAGGGGTGTCCAAGAGAGCCGGCAAGCGGTTCATAGGGGTCCGACAACGACCGTCAGGGCAGTGGGTGGCGGAGATCAAGGATACCATACAAAGATACGAGTATGGCTAGGCACGTTTGATACCGCAGAGGAGGCTGCCAAGACATACGATGAGGCGGCCCGCCTCCTCCGCGGGGCCAACACCAGGACTAATTTTTGGCCCACTTGTCCaaattcttcatcttcttctccgGCTCTCCCTTCGAAGATCACCAACCTTCTACACAGCAGGCTTAAGGCAAGAAACAGTGCCTTAGCTACAAATAACAATTTTGAACCTTATTCATCTCCCTGTACCGATCAAAATCAGGAAAATCAACTGCTAGATGAGGCAGCTGCTGATTTCCCTTAG
- the LOC121805359 gene encoding vesicle transport v-SNARE 11-like — MSAVFEGFEKQYCELSANLSKKCASANLLNGEQKKQKISEIKAGLDEAEALIRKMDLEARALQPNIKAVLLAKLREYKSDLNNLKSEVKRIVSTNLNQAARDELLEAGLADTLAVSANQRDRLLMTTERLDNSSNRIKDSRKVMLETEELGVSLLQDLHQQRQSLLHADNTLNGVDNNVGKSKKILTNMTRRMNRNKWMIGGIIMVLVIVIALILYFKLAK; from the exons ATGAGCGCTGTATTTGAAGGTTTCGAAAAGCAATACTGCGAGCTCTCTGCGAATTTATCCAAGAAGTGTGCGTCGGCTAACCTACTTAATGGAG AGCAAAAGAAGCAAAAGATTTCTGAAATTAAAGCTGGACTGGATGAAGCAGAAGCACTG ATTAGGAAGATGGATCTGGAAGCTCGTGCCTTGCAACCAAATATTAAGGCAGTGCTACTTGCTAAGTTGAGAGAGTACAAGTCTGATCTGAACAATTTGAAAAGTGAAGTGAAACGAATTGTATCAACAAACTTGAACCAAGCTGCCCGAGATGAGCTGCTGGAGGCAGGGTTGGCAGATACACTGGCA GTATCTGCAAATCAAAGGGATAGATTATTAATGACAACCGAACGGCTAGATAATTCGAGTAACAGGATCAAGGACAGTAGGAAGGTCATGTTGGAAACAGAAGAGCTTGGCGTTTCACTTCTTCAAGATTTGCATCAACAGCGACAGTCTCTCTTGCATGCTGATAACACT TTGAATGGTGTCGACAACAATGTAGGCAAAAGCAAGAAAATTTTAACCAACATGACGAGAAGGATGAATCGGAACAAGTGGATGATCGGTGGTATAATCATGGTTCTGGTTATCGTTATCGCTCTCATCCTGTATTTCAAATTAGCCAAGTAA